In one window of Gemmatimonadota bacterium DNA:
- a CDS encoding M28 family peptidase translates to MRTFGLARLTLIAPLVVAPLVASAQAPRTNRYGNPPTMRPAPTAAAITARDLQIRLYQFADDSMQGRQVGRVGNKKGTDYIAAEAKRLGLVPMGDNGGYFQVLPYHVRKFTSSSRLTVNGNPLAWNTDFVAIPGQRAPRAIANVEVIFGGTMGDTTTQISAAEAAGKFVVLLPAPGRRGAGQGPAQQAFGGGRPGGPAAPNRFADAVAIATIDLDDLTPAQRAALNEPTVASQLGGGRGAPPGAAPATVDSIALLRTQLLALQPQATLRLTREAAARMFSRARIDGLAAGTRGGTVNASLDFVELPTEWARNVIGVIPGSDPVLRNQYVIIGAHNDHVGFAPPVDKDSLKAFNDQRIRWMLANNMAQPTIDVLQTFKVNMDSIRRVHPVARLDSINNGADDDGSGSMGVLEVAEAIATMRVKPKRSTLFIWHTGEEGGLVGSAFFARNPTVPIDSIVATINVDMIGRGRAEDLPGGGDDFVGVIGSFFDSKDLGDAVQSVNQRQATPLKLDYKFDEPISWAGYNNLYGRSDHINYAREGVPIAFFFTGLHGDYHQRSDEAEFIDYPHYARITTLLRDLTVEVGNGPRPRLNGTKPMKPKPIP, encoded by the coding sequence ATGCGAACCTTCGGGCTCGCCCGCCTCACGCTCATCGCGCCGCTGGTCGTGGCGCCCCTCGTCGCGTCGGCGCAGGCGCCGCGCACCAACCGGTACGGCAATCCGCCGACGATGCGCCCCGCGCCGACCGCGGCCGCGATCACGGCGCGTGACCTGCAGATCCGCCTCTATCAGTTCGCCGACGACTCGATGCAGGGTCGTCAGGTCGGCCGAGTCGGCAACAAGAAGGGCACCGACTACATCGCCGCCGAGGCCAAGCGTCTCGGCCTCGTCCCGATGGGCGACAACGGCGGCTACTTCCAGGTGCTGCCCTACCATGTGCGCAAGTTCACGTCGAGCTCCCGGCTCACGGTGAACGGCAATCCGCTGGCCTGGAACACCGACTTCGTCGCGATCCCGGGCCAGCGCGCACCGCGGGCGATCGCGAACGTCGAGGTGATCTTCGGCGGGACGATGGGCGACACCACGACGCAGATCAGTGCGGCGGAGGCGGCGGGGAAGTTCGTGGTGCTGCTCCCGGCGCCGGGGCGCCGCGGAGCGGGCCAAGGGCCGGCGCAGCAGGCGTTCGGCGGCGGGCGGCCGGGCGGTCCGGCGGCGCCCAATCGGTTCGCGGACGCCGTGGCCATCGCGACGATCGACCTCGATGACCTGACACCCGCGCAGCGGGCCGCGCTCAATGAACCGACCGTCGCCAGCCAGCTCGGCGGCGGCCGTGGGGCGCCCCCTGGCGCCGCCCCGGCCACGGTCGATTCGATCGCGCTGCTCCGCACGCAGTTGCTCGCGCTCCAGCCGCAGGCGACGCTCCGCCTCACGCGCGAGGCGGCAGCGCGGATGTTCAGCCGGGCCCGCATCGATGGCCTCGCGGCCGGCACACGCGGCGGCACGGTCAACGCCTCGCTCGACTTCGTCGAGCTGCCCACCGAGTGGGCGCGCAACGTCATCGGCGTGATCCCGGGATCGGATCCGGTGCTCCGGAACCAGTACGTCATCATCGGCGCGCACAACGACCACGTGGGCTTCGCACCGCCGGTGGACAAGGACTCGCTGAAGGCCTTCAACGACCAGCGCATCCGTTGGATGCTCGCCAACAACATGGCGCAGCCGACCATCGACGTGCTGCAGACGTTCAAGGTGAACATGGACAGCATCCGCCGCGTGCATCCGGTGGCGCGGCTCGACTCGATCAACAACGGCGCCGACGACGACGGATCCGGCTCGATGGGCGTGCTCGAGGTCGCGGAGGCCATCGCCACGATGCGCGTGAAGCCGAAGCGCTCGACGCTCTTCATCTGGCACACCGGCGAGGAAGGCGGTCTGGTCGGCTCGGCGTTCTTCGCGCGCAACCCCACGGTGCCGATCGACTCGATCGTCGCGACGATCAACGTGGACATGATCGGCCGCGGCCGCGCCGAGGACCTGCCCGGCGGCGGCGACGACTTCGTCGGCGTGATCGGGTCGTTCTTCGACTCCAAGGACCTGGGCGACGCGGTGCAGTCCGTGAATCAGCGACAGGCCACGCCGCTCAAGCTCGACTACAAGTTCGATGAGCCGATCAGCTGGGCGGGCTACAACAACCTCTACGGCCGCTCGGACCACATCAACTATGCCCGCGAGGGCGTGCCGATCGCGTTCTTCTTCACCGGCCTGCACGGGGACTACCACCAGCGCAGCGACGAGGCGGAGTTCATCGACTATCCGCACTATGCGCGGATCACCACACTGCTCCGCGACCTGACGGTCGAGGTCGGCAACGGGCCGCGTCCTCGCCTGAATGGCACCAAGCCCATGAAGCCGAAGCCGATCCCCTGA
- a CDS encoding NAD(P)/FAD-dependent oxidoreductase translates to MPTRPAHPSRDHRVLIIGSGFAGIAMAVALRRAGHEDFVILERAAALGGTWRDNRYPGCACDVESALYSLSFAPNPDWSHTFARQPEIEAYLVRVATEHGILPFIRFDEEVTGARWDAAAERWVVTSTSGTWQAQSVVMANGALSDPIVPDLPGLSTFAGPAFHTARWDARVALEGKRVAVIGTGASAIQVIPAIQPQVRHLVVAQRTPAWVLPRWDHEVPAWRRGLYRDFPLLHRLVRGLQYVEHELLLHPFRHAGVRRLMERVIGLHLRRQVRDPALRAALTPHYGIGCKRLLLSNDYYPALTQPNVTLVPHGVARVEPDGIVTGDGAKHLADILVLATGFRVTDPILAPVIVGREGRSLAEAWAGSPKAYMGTTVAGFPNLYMLMGPNTGLGHSSVLMIAEAQVAHVMGALALLARRGARAIEPRAEAQARFVGEMDAGLAETVWMQGGCTSWYLDRTGRNAALWPYGLGRFRRTVGRVRAEDYVTTPA, encoded by the coding sequence ATGCCCACCCGCCCCGCTCACCCGTCGCGCGACCACCGCGTCCTCATCATCGGCAGCGGGTTCGCCGGCATCGCCATGGCGGTGGCGCTCCGCCGCGCCGGGCACGAGGACTTCGTGATCCTCGAGCGCGCCGCCGCGCTCGGCGGCACCTGGCGCGACAACCGGTATCCGGGCTGCGCCTGTGACGTGGAGAGCGCGCTCTACTCGCTGTCGTTCGCGCCCAATCCCGACTGGTCGCACACGTTCGCGCGCCAACCGGAGATCGAAGCGTATCTCGTGCGCGTCGCGACGGAGCACGGGATCCTGCCGTTCATCCGGTTCGACGAGGAGGTCACCGGCGCGCGCTGGGACGCCGCGGCGGAGCGCTGGGTCGTGACGTCGACGAGCGGCACCTGGCAGGCGCAGTCGGTGGTGATGGCGAACGGCGCGCTGAGCGACCCGATCGTCCCGGACCTTCCGGGGCTCTCGACCTTCGCCGGCCCTGCCTTCCACACGGCGCGGTGGGATGCGCGGGTCGCGCTCGAGGGGAAGCGCGTCGCGGTCATCGGCACCGGCGCATCGGCGATCCAGGTCATCCCGGCCATCCAGCCGCAGGTACGGCACCTCGTCGTGGCACAACGCACGCCGGCGTGGGTGCTGCCCCGCTGGGATCACGAGGTCCCCGCTTGGCGGCGCGGCCTTTACCGCGATTTCCCGTTGCTGCATCGGTTGGTCCGCGGGCTGCAGTACGTGGAGCACGAGCTGCTCCTGCACCCGTTCCGCCACGCGGGGGTGCGCCGACTCATGGAGCGCGTCATCGGCCTCCACCTCCGGCGACAGGTGCGCGACCCCGCGTTGCGCGCCGCGCTCACCCCGCACTACGGCATCGGGTGCAAGCGGCTGCTGCTCTCCAACGACTACTACCCCGCGCTCACGCAGCCCAACGTCACGCTCGTACCGCACGGGGTCGCGCGCGTGGAGCCCGACGGCATCGTCACCGGCGACGGTGCGAAGCACCTCGCCGACATCCTCGTGCTCGCGACCGGCTTCCGCGTCACCGACCCGATCCTCGCGCCAGTGATCGTCGGACGCGAGGGGCGCTCGCTCGCCGAGGCGTGGGCGGGGAGCCCCAAGGCGTACATGGGCACGACGGTCGCGGGCTTCCCCAATCTCTACATGCTGATGGGCCCGAACACGGGACTGGGCCACTCCTCGGTGCTGATGATCGCCGAGGCACAGGTGGCGCACGTCATGGGGGCGCTCGCGTTGCTCGCGCGGCGCGGCGCGCGAGCCATCGAACCGCGCGCGGAGGCGCAGGCGCGATTCGTCGGCGAGATGGACGCCGGGCTCGCGGAGACGGTCTGGATGCAGGGCGGGTGCACGAGCTGGTACCTCGACCGGACCGGGCGCAACGCCGCGCTGTGGCCCTACGGACTCGGACGCTTCCGTCGCACGGTGGGACGGGTCCGCGCCGAGGACTACGTGACGACCCCGGCGTGA
- a CDS encoding GcvT family protein: MSSSAPASSVPSHARVVVIGGGVIGCSVAYHLAHMGCRDVVLLERHQLTAGTTWHSAGLMVTFGSTSETSTEFRKYTRDLYARLEAETGQATGFMPVGFIECAIDADRLEEYRRVSTFNRYCGVDVHEISAREVQELFPVARTDDILAGFYVKEDGRVNPVDVTMALARGAKQQGATILEGVAATGLLRAHGAVTGVRTAQGDIACEMVINCAGAWGRQLGAEAGVTIPLQAAEHYYLLTEEIAGVSKSWPVLEDPASYGYFREEGGGLMIGLFEPICAPWKLEGVPEDFAFGEIPPDWDRVGQYIETAMKRVPISMQTGVKKLFCGPESFTPDLRPCLGESPELRNYFVAAGLNSIGILTGGGVGRAMAHWMLTGRPDCDMTGFHLDRLHKYQANPEYRRTRTVESLGMVYQTHYPNRSMLTARGAKRSAIHERLVARGAWFKDVSGWEGADWYTPDGSTPGQEPFTFGRPASWANWKAEHDACREGVILMDMSFMSKFLVQGRDAGRVLDHISAGSVDGESGRTTYTQWLNDGGTLEADLTVTKLDPTFGAGNVGHQYLVVAADNAHRHVETWMRRHTPPEAHCFVTDVTSAYAQINIQGPRSRALLQSLTTADLSNAAFPFRTAREIDLGFARVLLVRITYLGELGYELYIPSEQAVHVYDLVVEAGKAHGLRHAGLKALASLRMEKAYRDYGHDIDNTDSVLEVGLGFAVDLTKPDFIGKSAVLAKKAAGVRKKLVQVLVKDPEPLLFHAEVVRRDGVEMGYVRAASYGHTLGGAVGLAMIERAAEPITEEWLRAGTWDVEIAGARYPMVASLKPMYDPAMERIRA; encoded by the coding sequence ATGTCGTCCTCCGCTCCCGCGTCGTCCGTTCCCTCGCACGCCCGCGTCGTCGTCATCGGCGGCGGGGTGATCGGCTGCTCCGTCGCCTACCACCTCGCGCACATGGGCTGTCGCGACGTCGTGCTCCTCGAGCGGCACCAGCTCACCGCGGGCACGACCTGGCACTCGGCGGGCCTCATGGTGACGTTCGGGTCCACCTCCGAGACCTCGACCGAGTTCCGGAAGTACACCCGCGACCTCTACGCGCGACTGGAGGCCGAGACGGGACAGGCGACCGGCTTCATGCCGGTCGGGTTCATCGAGTGCGCGATCGATGCGGACCGTCTCGAGGAGTATCGTCGCGTCTCGACCTTCAATCGCTACTGCGGCGTCGACGTCCACGAGATCTCGGCGCGCGAGGTGCAGGAGCTCTTCCCCGTCGCGCGGACGGACGACATCCTCGCGGGCTTCTACGTGAAGGAGGATGGGCGCGTCAATCCGGTGGATGTGACGATGGCGCTCGCGCGGGGCGCGAAGCAGCAGGGCGCGACGATCCTCGAGGGCGTGGCCGCGACCGGCCTGCTGCGCGCACACGGCGCCGTGACGGGCGTACGCACCGCGCAGGGCGATATCGCGTGCGAGATGGTGATCAACTGCGCCGGCGCCTGGGGGCGACAGCTCGGCGCCGAGGCGGGCGTGACCATCCCGCTGCAGGCGGCCGAGCACTACTACCTGCTGACGGAGGAGATCGCGGGCGTGTCGAAGTCGTGGCCGGTGCTGGAGGATCCGGCCTCCTACGGCTACTTCCGCGAGGAGGGCGGCGGCCTCATGATCGGGCTGTTCGAGCCGATCTGCGCGCCCTGGAAGCTGGAGGGGGTGCCCGAGGACTTCGCCTTCGGCGAGATCCCGCCCGACTGGGATCGCGTGGGCCAGTACATCGAGACCGCGATGAAGCGCGTGCCGATCTCGATGCAGACCGGCGTCAAGAAGCTCTTCTGCGGGCCCGAATCGTTCACGCCCGATCTGCGCCCCTGCCTCGGAGAGTCGCCGGAGCTCCGCAACTACTTCGTCGCCGCGGGGCTCAACTCGATCGGTATCCTGACCGGCGGTGGCGTCGGGCGCGCGATGGCGCACTGGATGCTCACGGGGCGGCCCGACTGCGACATGACGGGCTTCCATCTCGATCGGCTGCACAAGTACCAGGCCAATCCCGAGTACCGCCGGACGCGCACGGTCGAGTCGCTCGGCATGGTCTACCAGACGCACTACCCCAACCGCTCGATGCTCACCGCGCGCGGCGCCAAGCGCTCGGCGATCCATGAGCGCCTCGTGGCGCGCGGCGCCTGGTTCAAGGATGTGAGTGGCTGGGAAGGGGCTGACTGGTACACGCCCGACGGGTCGACGCCCGGCCAGGAACCGTTCACGTTCGGGCGTCCCGCGAGTTGGGCGAATTGGAAGGCCGAGCACGACGCGTGCCGCGAGGGCGTCATCCTCATGGACATGTCGTTCATGTCGAAGTTCCTCGTGCAGGGACGCGATGCGGGGCGCGTGCTCGACCACATCTCGGCCGGGTCGGTGGACGGCGAGAGCGGCCGCACGACCTACACGCAGTGGTTGAACGACGGCGGCACGCTCGAGGCGGACCTCACGGTCACCAAGCTCGACCCGACCTTCGGCGCGGGGAACGTCGGGCATCAGTATCTCGTGGTCGCGGCCGACAACGCGCACCGGCACGTGGAGACCTGGATGCGGCGGCACACGCCCCCGGAGGCGCACTGCTTCGTCACCGACGTGACGAGCGCGTACGCCCAGATCAACATCCAGGGGCCGCGCTCGCGCGCGTTGCTCCAGTCGCTGACGACGGCCGACCTCTCCAACGCGGCCTTCCCCTTCCGCACGGCGCGCGAGATCGACCTCGGGTTCGCCCGCGTCCTGCTGGTGCGCATCACCTATCTGGGCGAGCTGGGCTACGAGCTCTACATCCCGAGCGAGCAGGCGGTGCACGTGTACGATCTCGTTGTCGAGGCCGGGAAGGCGCATGGGCTGCGCCACGCCGGACTGAAGGCGCTCGCGAGCCTGCGCATGGAGAAGGCGTACCGCGACTACGGGCACGACATCGACAACACGGACAGCGTGCTCGAGGTGGGACTGGGATTCGCGGTGGACCTGACGAAGCCGGACTTCATCGGCAAGTCGGCGGTGCTGGCGAAGAAGGCGGCGGGCGTCCGGAAGAAGCTGGTGCAGGTGCTGGTGAAGGACCCGGAGCCTCTGCTGTTCCACGCCGAGGTGGTGCGGCGGGATGGCGTCGAGATGGGGTACGTGCGCGCGGCGTCGTACGGGCACACCCTCGGCGGGGCGGTGGGGCTCGCCATGATCGAGCGCGCCGCGGAGCCGATCACCGAGGAGTGGCTGCGCGCGGGCACCTGGGACGTCGAGATCGCCGGAGCGCGCTACCCGATGGTCGCGTCGCTCAAGCCGATGTATGACCCGGCGATGGAGCGGATCCGGGCGTAG
- a CDS encoding DUF1211 domain-containing protein, which produces MESNRLEAFSDGVLAIIITIMVLELKPPHGADWAALTPLLPVFTSYVLSFVYVGIYWNNHHHLMKATDRIGGGVLWANLHLLFWLSLVPFAAGYLGENHFAAAPTAFYGIILLMSGLAYSILVRSLLGHHGADSALARAIGRDRKGMLSLLLYAIAVAVAFLAPLVANLIYVAVAIIWLVPDTRIERELTR; this is translated from the coding sequence ATGGAGAGCAACCGACTCGAGGCGTTCAGCGATGGCGTGCTGGCGATCATCATCACGATCATGGTGCTCGAGCTCAAGCCGCCGCACGGCGCGGACTGGGCGGCGCTGACGCCCCTGCTGCCGGTGTTCACGAGCTACGTGCTGAGCTTCGTCTATGTCGGCATCTACTGGAACAACCATCATCACCTGATGAAGGCGACCGACCGGATCGGCGGGGGCGTCCTCTGGGCCAACCTGCACCTGCTCTTCTGGCTCTCGCTGGTGCCGTTCGCCGCGGGCTACCTCGGCGAGAACCACTTCGCCGCCGCGCCGACGGCGTTCTACGGGATCATCCTGCTGATGTCGGGGCTCGCGTACTCGATCCTCGTCCGCTCGCTGCTCGGGCACCACGGCGCCGATTCGGCGCTCGCGCGGGCGATCGGCCGGGACCGCAAGGGCATGCTCTCGCTGTTGCTCTACGCCATCGCGGTGGCCGTGGCGTTCCTCGCGCCCCTCGTCGCGAACCTGATCTACGTCGCCGTTGCGATCATCTGGCTCGTGCCGGACACGCGGATCGAGCGCGAACTCACGCGCTGA
- a CDS encoding FAD-dependent oxidoreductase codes for MPRDPRYDILFEPVRIGPVTARNRFFQVPHCNGMGHQMPAAHAAMREAKAEGGWAVVSTEECEIHPSSDLTPYVEARLWDDADIPALALMCEKVHRHGALAALELTHNGPTASNLYSREVALAPSHQPLKYHHPHQARAMTKRDIREYRRWHREAALRGRTAGFDIIYVYAAHDLPLPMHFLQRRRNQRTDEYGGSLENRARLLREVIEDTRDAVGDRCAVAVRFAVEELLGADGMSVAEAQEVFHLLGELPDLWDVNVAAWYNDSIPSRYAKEGHQEPYVGWVKRFTTKPVVGVGRFTSPDTMVDQVRRGVLDLIGAARPSIADPFLPRKIEEGRLDDIRECIGCNICVSGDMTITPIRCTQNPTMGEEWRKGWHPEVIAPRRQEARVLVVGAGPAGLEAARALGQRGLDVHLSEADRELGGRVLREARLPGLAEWMRVRDWRVSQIEKLRTVTVYRESPITEAEVLEFGASHVVLATGAVWRRDGFGRSNGGAIPGFAERALTPDDLMAGRVPTGEVVIFDDDAFYMGSLMAELVVRAGGTATIVTPDDTVATWSSNTLEYRHLQKRLHALGVRQVVSSNVREAMAGSVTLEHAWTGAHLPLACDALVSVTARLPQDALHAALLAREHDWTAAGVRSVECIGDALAPGLIAHAVYAGHRYAREFGEPVRDVPFRRHLPVATTD; via the coding sequence ATGCCGCGCGACCCTCGCTACGACATCCTCTTCGAACCGGTGCGCATCGGGCCGGTGACCGCGCGCAACCGCTTCTTCCAGGTGCCGCACTGCAACGGCATGGGGCACCAGATGCCCGCGGCCCACGCGGCCATGCGTGAGGCGAAGGCCGAAGGTGGCTGGGCGGTGGTGAGCACCGAGGAATGCGAGATCCATCCGAGCAGCGACCTCACGCCGTACGTCGAGGCGCGACTCTGGGACGATGCGGACATCCCGGCGCTCGCACTGATGTGCGAGAAGGTCCATCGGCATGGCGCGCTCGCCGCGCTCGAGCTCACGCACAACGGCCCCACGGCGAGCAACCTCTACTCGCGCGAGGTCGCGCTCGCCCCGTCGCACCAGCCCCTCAAGTACCATCATCCGCATCAGGCGCGGGCGATGACGAAGCGCGACATCCGCGAGTACCGGCGCTGGCACCGCGAGGCCGCCCTCCGCGGGCGCACCGCCGGCTTCGACATCATCTATGTGTACGCCGCGCACGATCTGCCGCTGCCCATGCACTTCCTGCAACGGCGGCGCAATCAGCGCACCGATGAGTACGGCGGGTCGCTCGAGAACCGCGCGCGCCTGCTGCGCGAGGTGATCGAGGACACGCGCGATGCGGTCGGGGACCGCTGTGCCGTCGCCGTGCGCTTCGCGGTCGAGGAACTCCTCGGCGCCGACGGCATGTCGGTCGCCGAGGCACAGGAGGTGTTCCACCTGCTCGGCGAACTCCCCGACCTGTGGGACGTGAACGTGGCCGCCTGGTACAACGACTCCATCCCGTCGCGCTATGCGAAGGAGGGACATCAGGAGCCGTACGTGGGATGGGTGAAGCGCTTCACCACCAAGCCCGTCGTGGGGGTCGGTCGCTTCACGTCACCGGACACGATGGTGGACCAGGTGCGGCGCGGCGTGCTGGACCTCATCGGTGCCGCGCGCCCGAGCATCGCCGACCCGTTCCTGCCGCGGAAGATCGAGGAGGGACGACTCGACGACATCCGCGAGTGCATCGGCTGCAACATCTGCGTGAGCGGCGACATGACGATCACGCCCATCCGCTGCACGCAGAATCCGACGATGGGCGAGGAGTGGCGGAAGGGGTGGCATCCCGAGGTGATCGCGCCACGACGCCAGGAGGCTCGGGTGCTGGTGGTGGGCGCCGGCCCCGCCGGGCTCGAGGCCGCGCGCGCCCTCGGGCAACGCGGGCTCGACGTGCATCTCTCCGAGGCAGACCGGGAGCTGGGCGGACGGGTGCTGCGTGAGGCACGGCTGCCGGGGCTCGCCGAGTGGATGCGCGTGCGCGACTGGCGCGTGTCGCAGATCGAGAAACTGCGAACAGTGACCGTCTATCGCGAGTCGCCGATCACGGAGGCGGAGGTCTTGGAGTTCGGCGCGTCGCACGTGGTGCTCGCAACCGGCGCCGTCTGGCGACGCGACGGCTTCGGACGATCGAACGGCGGTGCGATCCCCGGGTTCGCCGAACGAGCCCTCACGCCCGATGACCTCATGGCGGGCAGGGTCCCGACCGGCGAGGTCGTCATCTTCGACGACGATGCGTTCTACATGGGCAGCCTGATGGCGGAGCTGGTCGTGCGCGCCGGCGGCACCGCCACGATCGTCACCCCGGACGACACGGTGGCGACCTGGTCGTCGAACACGCTGGAGTACCGCCATCTGCAGAAGCGCCTGCATGCGCTGGGTGTCCGGCAGGTGGTGTCGAGCAACGTGCGTGAAGCGATGGCCGGCTCGGTCACGCTGGAGCACGCGTGGACGGGGGCGCACCTGCCGCTCGCCTGTGATGCGCTCGTGAGCGTGACCGCGCGCCTGCCTCAGGACGCGCTGCATGCCGCGCTGCTCGCGCGCGAGCACGATTGGACGGCAGCGGGCGTCCGGTCGGTGGAGTGCATCGGCGATGCGCTCGCCCCCGGCCTCATCGCCCACGCGGTGTATGCAGGCCACCGCTACGCGCGCGAGTTCGGCGAGCCCGTGCGCGACGTGCCGTTCCGGCGCCACCTGCCGGTCGCGACCACGGACTGA
- a CDS encoding DUF3472 domain-containing protein, whose product MANPLVLPPARVAKRVLGVAFVAAALASVFAAAPTAGTIRVPAATAYIAPDPGSVRFPRNGEVAPFARAGTSLQWFGAFTSAGTVTASLELQAPAGQEVTLRLEATDEPADGAWPRAAGTAREITVRGTGAAARVSVGALPVGAPGYVRFALSVRQPATTRDLKVLALLLEGAPADSAQFNLVPRRNAASVHLRYPVDSAEVITGFYNEIIAVDDPVTTYYMATGFARGYFGMQVNSPTERRIIFSVWDAGNGTNADDRSTVAADDQTQLLGKGDGVVAEVFGNEGTGGHSHLVYDWQTGSTQRFFVTARLHGTHTIYSGYWFHPERQRWMLIASFRAPKDGQGLRRLYSFSENFGGETGHLRRKARFGPAWIRLASGEWRELTTATFSHDVTGRADRFDRTMGVEDGRFFLRHGGFVSGATPPGAAFTRPATGAPPAIDLPR is encoded by the coding sequence ATGGCCAACCCCCTCGTCCTCCCACCGGCGCGCGTCGCGAAGCGCGTGCTCGGCGTCGCGTTCGTCGCAGCGGCGCTCGCCTCCGTGTTCGCGGCCGCGCCCACCGCCGGCACCATCCGCGTGCCGGCCGCCACCGCGTACATCGCGCCCGATCCGGGGTCGGTGCGGTTCCCCCGCAACGGCGAGGTCGCGCCGTTCGCGCGCGCGGGCACGAGCCTGCAGTGGTTCGGCGCGTTCACGAGCGCGGGGACGGTCACAGCCTCGCTGGAACTGCAGGCACCCGCCGGCCAGGAGGTCACCCTGCGGCTCGAGGCGACCGACGAGCCCGCCGATGGCGCGTGGCCGCGCGCCGCGGGAACCGCCCGTGAGATCACGGTCCGCGGGACGGGCGCGGCAGCGCGCGTGTCGGTCGGAGCGCTCCCGGTGGGGGCGCCGGGCTACGTGCGCTTCGCCTTGTCCGTGCGCCAGCCCGCCACGACGCGCGACCTGAAGGTCCTCGCGCTCCTCCTCGAGGGCGCCCCCGCCGACTCGGCACAGTTCAACCTCGTGCCGCGGCGCAACGCGGCGAGCGTGCATCTGCGCTACCCGGTGGACAGTGCCGAGGTGATCACGGGCTTCTACAACGAGATCATCGCCGTCGACGACCCGGTCACGACGTACTACATGGCGACCGGCTTCGCGCGCGGCTACTTCGGCATGCAGGTGAACTCCCCCACCGAGCGACGGATCATCTTCTCGGTCTGGGACGCCGGCAACGGCACCAACGCCGATGACCGCAGCACCGTCGCCGCGGACGACCAGACACAGTTGCTCGGGAAGGGCGACGGGGTCGTGGCCGAGGTGTTCGGCAACGAGGGGACCGGGGGCCACTCGCATCTCGTGTACGACTGGCAGACCGGGTCCACGCAGCGGTTCTTCGTGACGGCGCGACTGCACGGGACGCACACGATCTACTCGGGCTACTGGTTCCACCCCGAGCGACAGCGGTGGATGCTCATCGCCAGCTTCCGCGCGCCGAAGGACGGCCAGGGCCTGCGGCGTCTCTACTCGTTCAGCGAGAACTTCGGCGGCGAGACGGGGCACCTGCGACGGAAGGCGCGCTTCGGGCCGGCGTGGATCCGCCTGGCGAGCGGCGAGTGGCGCGAGCTGACGACGGCGACGTTCAGCCATGACGTGACGGGGCGCGCGGACCGCTTCGACCGAACCATGGGAGTCGAGGACGGCCGCTTCTTCCTCCGCCACGGCGGCTTCGTCTCCGGCGCGACGCCGCCCGGCGCGGCCTTCACGCGTCCCGCGACCGGCGCGCCGCCGGCGATCGACCTGCCGCGCTGA